The following nucleotide sequence is from Bacteroidales bacterium.
ATTTCTTGTCATCGTACTGAGATTTTTTGTAACTTGCAATCAATCGGTTGAAAATGAAAACGCTTTACCGGAAATACTTTGAAAGGATCCGTACAAGGGTCTTTCTGCCATCCATTGAATTGAGACCTTATATCATCCAATACATGATATACGAGAATGCCTCAATTCATTTACGGGATATTCCTTTCAGGGCGTTGCCCAACGGATATGTCGAGCTCTTTTTCCATTTAAACGGGAGCCATGTCCATTTTCACGAGAAAAGATCCATTACAAGACGTAAATGCTTCCTGGCAGGCATATTTGAGCTAACCTATCCTTTAAAAATTAAAGTGACCACTACTAATGAATGCTTTAACGGATTGAGCACTACATTTACGCCTAAGGGGGTAAACAAACTTCTGGGGGTCGCACTTTTCGAGCTTACCAACCGCATCATCGACGTGGAATCTTTTTGGAGAGAAGAGGGAAACCGGCTGATTCAGCAGATCATTTATGCAAAAACCGATGAAGAGCGGGTTCAAATCCTGAACAAGTTTTTCATGTTCAAACTATATGACGAAAAAGACGTCAATCAGAAAGACATTCAGTGGATCCTCGACCTTTTGGAAGAGAAGACAGGTAAGATTACAGTAGATGAAATGGCCCATCACCTGGATCTTTCCTATAAAACCCTCTATAGAAAATTTCATGTGAATATGGGCTTGCGTCCCAAGACCTATTTTAAGATCTTCCGGTTCAACCGGGCCTGCAGGTTACTGAATCAATATCCGGATATCGACTGGGGAGAGCTTGTGTATCGTTGCGGATATTACGACCAGCCGCATTTCATCAATGAATTCCACACCATCATGAAGGAATCTCCCACCCAGTTCATAAAAACCACAGGCGGCAATTTTTACCTGAACCGGCCCTATTGTTTCAGGTGAAAGTCATTATATACACGATAATTCCCACCATTACCCGATTCCGGTAGAAAAATGTTTTTTAAACAAACTTTCTGAAAATTGTCCGATTTTTCCAATACAAAATCTTTCATATAGTGTATCTTACTTCCGTTTTTTTCTGATTATGAGGAGTGAATGCCTGAATGAATGATTACTTAAAATTGTCACATTGATACATTGTCACATTGTTATAAAAACCATACAAAAACTTTTTCAACAATGATGATGAACCACCTGACTAAAGAAGAAATCACTACCTGGATTGACCACCACCTGGCCGATCCGAGGCTGGAGCCCGAGGCCCTGCTCCGCAAACGCTGGGCATGGATATGGATGGTGGTCACCTTTGCAGGAGTTTTGGCTACGTGCATAGTAAATATTTTTATCTTAAAGCTTCAGCCTTTCTGGTGGTGTGGAACTGCAATTTTATTGGGTTTTCTGGCCGGTTTTTTCATCTATCCCAGAACAAAACGATTTGACCTGGTGATCAACATCCTCTTCTCCTTTTTGATCCTGATGGGATTCTTTATCATGGTGCAAAGCGGTGGACTGAAAACTTCCCTCGGAAGCACATATATCGGCATCAATTGTATCATGGTGAGCGCACTGGCAGGAAACCTGAGATGGACCATTGGAATGTTCCTTTTTTATTGTTTGACGATTGGTTTAATTGGCATCCTCAATCCCATGCTGGAAACTCCTGAATATATCACACCCGAAACCAATGCAATAGCTTTCTTTTATACCGCCTTATGGAGCAATGCCGCCGTGATTCTCCTGCTGGTGTTGTACATGAGAGATAAATTCCGCTATGAAAAGGCAGAATCCGAAAGGCTCAGACAGTTGGATGACGCCAAAACCATGCTTTATTCAAATGTTTCTCATGAATTCAGAACTCCGCTAACGGTGATACAGGGGGTGGCGGAGCAAATGGAGCAACACCCGGAAAAGTGGAGAAGCAGGGGACCCGAAAAAATAAAAACACAGAGCAGGATTCTTCTTGACCTGGTAAACCAAATGCTGGATATCTCCAAACTGGAGGCCGGAGTTATGCGGCTGAAACCAATCCGGGGCGACATCTGCCAATATATACAGCATGTAGCAGATTTCTTTCAAAGCCAGACGGAAAACAAGGGCATTGAATTACAGGTACAAATATATGACCAGCCGATCTATACCGACTATGACCCGGAAAAAATGATGCATGTATTGACGAATCTGATATCGAACGCAATCAAATTCACGCCTTCCGGGGGAATCATAAACATCCGGGTAACTAAGGAAAATGAAGGAAGGGGAGTAATGGTAGAAATACACATCTGGGATAACGGAAAGAGTATCCCAAAAGAAGCTATGGGTCATATCTTTGAACGTTTTTACCGGATCCCGGCCATAAATGAGCAAACACCCGGCACGGGCCTGGGTCTCTACCTCACCAGCCAACTGGTTCAATTGATGAAGGGAAACATCCGTGTTGAAAGTGAAGAAGGCAGAGGAACAGAATTCATTGTCAAATTGCCGGTTACCCGAAATGCGCCGTTTAAGGAAGATCATGGTATCTCTCTCATTCATTGCTGTTCTCTTCACTCCATTCATACGGAACATAAAGCTGGCAATGAGCATGAAATCCCGCACACTGCATCTGCTGACAAGCCCATACTCTTAATTGTAGAAGACAACAGCGACCTGACCGAATATCTCGTCGCTACGCTTGAGGGTCATTATATGATTGAACTGGCAACCAATGGCAAACTTGGCCTGGAAAAGGCTACGGAGATCATCCCGGATATCATCCTGACAGATCTCCTGATGCCCCAGATGTGCGGACTCGAGATGCTCAGACTCCTCAGAAAAGATATACGGACGGATCACATCCCGGTGGTGGTATTGACGGCCCGCGGAGATTTTAACTCCCAGATTACCGGGCTCAAAACAGGAGCGGATCATTACCTGGTTAAGCCCTTCAGCCAGGAGGAACTGCTCCTGAAACTGAACAACCTGATGGAAAGCAGGCGCAGGATGCAGCAAAAGCTGGGTGCATTTCCTGCAACAAATAATAAGAATCATGGCCATTACAGGCAACAACAGCAGTTCCTGTCGGAGATCAATGCCCTTCTGGAAGATCAACTGCATGATGAAGATTTTGGAATAAAAGAAATTTGTTTATCCCTCCATATGAGCCGACCCCAGTTGTATCGCAAGTTCTCTGCCCTGACCGATATGCCCATTGGAAAATATATCAGAATATACCGGCTACATAAAGCAAAAACCATGATCGAAGAAGAGGGCAAAAACGTGACCGAAGCCGCCCTGGAATCCGGCTTCAGGAATCTTTCCCACTTTAGCTCCAGTTTCCGGGATGAATTTGGTTATCCCCCGAGCGAACTGCTTTAACCCGAATAATTCTTGCCGCAGCTATAGCTGCAAACAAATTTATCTTACCCTGGTGATAGGACAATGTTCATAAATATTGTGGATTTTTAACCGAATGACTTTTATGATCAGCCTAAAGAAAGACGTATCAAAAATTTTCAATTTAAAGTGCAGTAAAACTTTATGAACAGGCTGACTGGTCAATTTTGATACAATTTGCAAAACATTTGAGACGCTCACCAAAGCATGCCATTTGCCATAATAATACCTTTGATTGATAGAGTAAAGTGATTATTTACATCTTATTAACAGAATAAATTCATGTATATGAGAAATAAAGGTATTTTAATCAGAAAAATTCCATGTATTGGGAAAATTATCATCGGGCTTGTGGCATTATGGAAATGAAAAAAGGACATTTTGAAGGGGCCCGGAATCATTTCGCAAAAGCAGGTGAAAATCCACTGACGTGGTACTATATAGGCCAGGCATGGCATCAGGAAGGAGATCATTATAAAGCTTATGAATGGTATCGCAAAGTAGCAGGTTGCTGCAACAATTCGCTTGATCTGGGCAATGTTAAATATAAAGCCTTCATGGGACTGCAGGAAAAACTATAAAAAGCGACGATATTTCAGAATTCTCCTATTATCATCATTCATTAAAACAATAGATTATGAAAAGAAAAAACTTTATCAGAAAACTGTTAGGAGCCTCATTATGCATATTGCTCCTGGCACCGGCTGCGCTGAACGCGCAGGAGAAAATGCCCATCACCACTTCTTCGGAAGAGGCTAGGGAGCTGTTTATTGAAGGAAGGGATCAGGCTGAAATGCTTAACATCGCCAAATCAACTGAATTGTTACAGCGTGCTGTTGAACTGGATCCGGAATTTGCCATCGCTTACCTGTTTCTTTCGTTTAGCGAAGGAGGAGGAGCCAGCTTTGCCCGTGAACCATTAGACAAAGCCATCAAGTTTTCCAGCAAGGTTTCGGAAGGGGAAAGGCAGATGATCCACCTTATAAAGGCCATGCGAGCAGGAAATGAAAGAGCAGCGGAGATACACCGGCAAGCCCTTCTGAAACTTCACCCACAGGATAAACGGGTACAATTATGGTCCGGTTATTCCTTTTATTTTCAGGAGGAATATAGAAAGGCGCTCACGCATTTCAAAAAGGCCAAACGGCTGAATGAATCATTTCACCCTGCCTACAACATACTGGGCTATACCTATATGAATCTGGGAAAACCGGAGAAGGCAGAAGAATATTTCAAAGCATACCTGCGAATGCTTCCTGATGCTGCCAATCCCCATGATTCCTATGCAGAATTTTTAAGGAAGCAGGGCAGATTTGATGAAGCCATTGAACATTACAAAAAGGCCATAGCGTATTCTCCCGGATTTCTGGCAAGCCATAAAGGATTGGCAGATAGCTATCTGTTCAAAGGCGAATACGGGCTTGCGAGGGAACAGTACCAAAATTACTATAAACGGTTATCCAGTA
It contains:
- a CDS encoding tetratricopeptide repeat protein; this encodes MKRKNFIRKLLGASLCILLLAPAALNAQEKMPITTSSEEARELFIEGRDQAEMLNIAKSTELLQRAVELDPEFAIAYLFLSFSEGGGASFAREPLDKAIKFSSKVSEGERQMIHLIKAMRAGNERAAEIHRQALLKLHPQDKRVQLWSGYSFYFQEEYRKALTHFKKAKRLNESFHPAYNILGYTYMNLGKPEKAEEYFKAYLRMLPDAANPHDSYAEFLRKQGRFDEAIEHYKKAIAYSPGFLASHKGLADSYLFKGEYGLAREQYQNYYKRLSSNYSKFNALFLEASVDLHENNLEAAMKTMDKYTDLAEEWDLSFYKIFGEIYKGYILCERGKTEDGWKHYSKAIYMMKEVGLGENTNENPETLSHLLEFSGLT
- a CDS encoding helix-turn-helix transcriptional regulator; the protein is MKTLYRKYFERIRTRVFLPSIELRPYIIQYMIYENASIHLRDIPFRALPNGYVELFFHLNGSHVHFHEKRSITRRKCFLAGIFELTYPLKIKVTTTNECFNGLSTTFTPKGVNKLLGVALFELTNRIIDVESFWREEGNRLIQQIIYAKTDEERVQILNKFFMFKLYDEKDVNQKDIQWILDLLEEKTGKITVDEMAHHLDLSYKTLYRKFHVNMGLRPKTYFKIFRFNRACRLLNQYPDIDWGELVYRCGYYDQPHFINEFHTIMKESPTQFIKTTGGNFYLNRPYCFR
- a CDS encoding response regulator, with the translated sequence MMMNHLTKEEITTWIDHHLADPRLEPEALLRKRWAWIWMVVTFAGVLATCIVNIFILKLQPFWWCGTAILLGFLAGFFIYPRTKRFDLVINILFSFLILMGFFIMVQSGGLKTSLGSTYIGINCIMVSALAGNLRWTIGMFLFYCLTIGLIGILNPMLETPEYITPETNAIAFFYTALWSNAAVILLLVLYMRDKFRYEKAESERLRQLDDAKTMLYSNVSHEFRTPLTVIQGVAEQMEQHPEKWRSRGPEKIKTQSRILLDLVNQMLDISKLEAGVMRLKPIRGDICQYIQHVADFFQSQTENKGIELQVQIYDQPIYTDYDPEKMMHVLTNLISNAIKFTPSGGIINIRVTKENEGRGVMVEIHIWDNGKSIPKEAMGHIFERFYRIPAINEQTPGTGLGLYLTSQLVQLMKGNIRVESEEGRGTEFIVKLPVTRNAPFKEDHGISLIHCCSLHSIHTEHKAGNEHEIPHTASADKPILLIVEDNSDLTEYLVATLEGHYMIELATNGKLGLEKATEIIPDIILTDLLMPQMCGLEMLRLLRKDIRTDHIPVVVLTARGDFNSQITGLKTGADHYLVKPFSQEELLLKLNNLMESRRRMQQKLGAFPATNNKNHGHYRQQQQFLSEINALLEDQLHDEDFGIKEICLSLHMSRPQLYRKFSALTDMPIGKYIRIYRLHKAKTMIEEEGKNVTEAALESGFRNLSHFSSSFRDEFGYPPSELL